Below is a window of Populus alba chromosome 2, ASM523922v2, whole genome shotgun sequence DNA.
TCTTTACTGGATCTTAAACTGAACGAGAATCTTGACAAAGAAGAATTGAAGAAATCATCGGAGTTTATAACTCTTGAACCTGCGGCTGCAACGATTGTTGATAAATCTTTTCAAGAAAGCGAACCTTCGTATTCTTCAGTGAAGGAAGTTCTTATAACGGCGGAGAAATCTTCATTCTCTAGTGATCTAAAATGTAAACAATTAAGCGAGGTTTCTTCAGATTTAGAAATCGAGCCTGTAACTCTAACTGATTTGACTAAGGAGCCTTCAGCTTCTTTGGAAAAAGTAATTGCTAAGTCAGTTGAGAAATGCGAAGAGAAAGGAGAGGAAACTGTGTCAGAGGAATCGACGGTAATTACTTCGCGTGAGGTTGTGAGAGGTAGGATTCCGGAGAAGGATGAAGCGACGGTGACGGTGCAGAGCAATGTTTGTGTATCTGATAATGCCAAGTCAATGGCGTTAAAACAGTGTCCTAGTGTGGGTGTGAAGCTGGACGTCTTGGACTTGAACATATCTCAAAGATTGAACGGTGGAGGGCTTCTGATGAGTCCAGAAAGTTTCACGATGGTGGATGAAGCGTGGGAGAGGCTCAACAAATCTTACGTGTACTTCAAAGGACAGCCTGTTGGGACTCTAGCTGCTATGGATACTAGTGCTGATGCGTTGAATTACAACCAGGTATCTAATTCAATTTCTTGTGATTTTGAAGTACTGGTatggtgttttaattttttttctgtatcCATTTCAGATTGTTTCTGCTATTTGAGAAAAGATTGAATGAAAtgctttttctattttcagaGTACTTCATATTACAGTGGGTGATTTTAAAGCATTGGTTCTTATGAATTCAATTTCTTGATtccattttctatatataattttgtgaTGCAAATTGCTTGTTGCGTGAACACTATTCTATTTCGTTCTCTCCTGAATTCTTTTGGCAATTGCACGGTGTGATCTTCACTTCAGTTATGTGTGTGTCTAAGGTAATATCTGCTCATTTGGTTGGCATGTTGCTATTTTGTATAGagaaaataattcaagattttcTTCATCTCAGAGTTTTAATCCCTAGCTCTATGGCTGCACTTGTGCACTTTGAGAGCAACGTACTAGGTATCAGGGGGCTAGCTTGCAAATAAGATGAACTCTGATGTTCAATGTAGTCCTTTTGCAAATGTAAGAATGTAATGACTTAGTTACGTTGCTCTTGACTGCAATTGGAATTTCTCTGTCAGAATATTGGTCTAACTATGTGGAATTAGTCTTTAATTTTATGAGATTCCTCcatagatttttatatttagttatagaAATTGACAACACATTTTGCAAAAATCATCTTTGGTGGGTTAGCGTGTCTCTCATAATGATCTAGGTGCAATGGTTCCCCATTATACTTGTATTCTCCGGTTGCTGATCTAAGGATGTCTTAGTATTTCAGAAATGTTAAATGAAAGGGTGTTTTAACTTGTGACTTACTTAGCAGCAGAATCTTATCTGAAATTTCCAGAAAGACTTTTGCTAGTTTGGCGTCTGCTTATTTCGAATACTTCGCAGAGTTATTGAAGTTCCAGAAGGATAGAAAGTCCGATCTGTGTATTGTGTATTAAATGTATCAATTGGATTCCCTGAAGACTCCTCAGGTTCAAATCCATCTTTCATGCTGTCTAGATAGATGGTCCTTTGATCATAGTGCACATGACTTGGATAACAGCAAGTTGTTGATATTGCAGCATTCCAAATACGTTTGAAATTACATCTCATCTGATCACATATTTGATGAGCCACCCACTCTGCACTTTTGAAAGCTGCTTTCATTTCCTTCGATATGGAACTCGGTGCTTGCAATGTGCCTTGTTCAGCTTTCTAATCTAATAGGAACTTTCATATCATGATTTTGGATTGTTTCAGATCATAGTGCAAATGCTTTCATGGTTATATTATGTAACTTCACTTATTCCAGACTGCCCCCagctgcttctttcttttcagtgACTTTTAGTCTTATTCCCCCCCACTTTTACTTGCAGGTTTTTGTGAGAGATTTTGTTCCTACCGGCTTAGCATGTCTAATGAAGGAGCCTCCAGAACCTGAGATCGTGAGGAATTTTCTGTTGAAGACCCTCCACCTCCAGGGTTTAGAAAAAAGGGTTGATAACTTCACTCTTGGAGAAGGTGTCTTGCCTGCAAGTTTTAAGGTCCTCTATGACTctgatcaagaaaaagaaaccttGCTTGTGGATTTTGGTGCCAGTGCAATCGGAAGAGTGGCACCTGTTGATTCAGGTTTCTGGTGGATAATTCTTCTTAGGTCCTATATCAAACGCACTCGTGATTATGCACTATTAGATCGCCCGGAGGTGCAGAATGGAATGAAGCTGATACTTAAACTTTGCCTTTCGGATGGATTCGACACTTTCCCAACTCTTCTATGTGCAGATGGGTGTAGCATGATTGACCGGAGGATGGTGAGTTTTCTCTTCATCATTATCCACAATCTTGATAGAATATGGGAAACTATACATACCATACCAATCCAACTTGATAATTCTGAACCGGACTTTAGAGTACTGGTCTGTTCATTGAGTCATTCACTTTAACCCAAAGTAAATTTAGGTTTCCCCTTGTATTCTACAACTTCTTCCTCTCAATGAAATCAAATGCAGAGAGCttatcaattgaatttaaaataacagCCCATTcagttcattttcttttttattttattggagagCACGGCTATGATTGTAATGGTTTTTCTGATTGGCAACTGGCATCAGTGAAGAGATTCGGAATGGAGACTATTAAAGTTGGTATACGACGTGTGCATTCTAATCTTGGTTGACAGATTGTCTGGAAAATTAAATAGTAATTTCTTTATGGAATGGAATTTGCAGTTTaacttctatttgtttttggaacAGGGAATATACGGGTATCCAATTGAAATACAGGCACTTTTCTATTTCGCACTAAGGTGTGCGAAGCAGATGTTAAAACCAGAACTCGATGGCAAGGAATTTATTGAGCGAATTGAGAAGCGCATCACAGCTCTCAGCTACCACATTCAGACATACTATTGGTTGGATTTCACACAGCTAAATAACATATACCGCTACAAAACGGAGGAGTACTCCCACACTGCtgtcaataaatttaatgtcaTCCCAGAGTCCATTCCTGATTGGGTGTTTGATTTCATGCCTTTGCGAGGAGGTTACCTGATAGGCAATGTCAGCCCAGCTCGCATGGATTTTCGTTGGTTCTTAGTTGGGAACTGCGTTGCCATTTTGAGCTCCCTGGTTACACCTGCACAGGCGACAGCCATTATGGATTTGGTCGAGGAGCGGTGGGAAGACTTGATTGGAGAGATGCCTTTGAAGATCACATATCCAGCACTGGAGGGACATGAATGGAGGCTGGTCACTGGATTTGATCCTAAAAACACAAGGTGGAGTTACCACAACGGTGGATCATGGCCAAGTGAGTTTCATAGACTCCATGCATGTCAAGGCATATTATGCACGGGAACTTCAACgtgaacaaaaacaaatacttgttcttgattatttatttttttcgccAGTTACAATGTTTAAATCATGCTTGTGACTTGCTGAACTGTGCTCTTCGTAGTGCTTCTATGGTTACTCTCAGCAGCGTGCATTAAGGTTGGAAGGCCACAAATTGCAAAACGAGCAATAGAGCAGGCGGAGCAGCGGCTGTCCAAAGATGGGTGGCCTGAGTATTATGATGGTAAGACCGGCAGATATGTTGGGAAGCAAGCAAGGAAATATCAGACCTGGAGTATTGCTGGCTATTTGGTTGCTAAAATGATGGTAGAAAATCCTTCCAATCTTCTAATGATATCTCTTGAAGAGGACAAGAAGATTGCTAAGTCAAGGCTCACCCGCTCTCACTCAACTTCCTTTTAGATACATACCTCGAATTCTTTAGAATGATGGCAAAAAATCCTATTATTTTGCGGTGGCACTTTTGCTGATTGATTGCTACAATCCCGTGAGATATGATGGCTACGTACATCCTATTATTTTCAGTCTTGTTGAATCGCTTAGGACTTGAATCTTTGTAGATTTGGATGATAATCAATTTACATCTCTATTATAGAAATATAAAGACTGCAGTGACTTGAACTCCATGGTCACTTTTTGTATATTTGCTTTATGCAACGCAAGATCTCCGTGGAATTGGATGGTCGTTAACTTAGATCTGTTTTAGATGGCACGGCAATGACTCAAAACTCTCATGTTCAATGTTGTATCTTGCTTCAAGTAAAGGTTGGATTGAGCAGGCAGTCCCGACCAAGAAGTTTGAATTGATGTTGTCTTGCATATCGTACAAGGATAAGGAGCACGGGTTGTGTCCGAACCCTGGTCAGTACCGTGGGAGGGCACTACTAACACAAACTAATCGAGCTACAAAAAACATTGTTTGCACAGGGTGAAAACACTAttcactaaaataatataatgatgattttattatttatccaaaaaatctTAACACTTGCTGttaaatatagaaattaaaaaaaaaatacaaaaagttaTTGTTGCTTGCGGCGCCTCCTAATTACCAAAACCCCTCCTTCTGCCATGTTATTAAAAACGCTGTCGtgtcttttttatattgttgcGACATGTGTAAACAATAATGAGTGGTTTGCCggtgattttttcttcttcttttctctttccgccttaataaattttttttagtttttttttttttgatatttcaattttaatttttaatttttttaatttttaatattttattaaattgatttttcttttcagtttcacCATTCAGTAAAAAACTTGtttgtatttcttattttaattttatagtcaatcttttgatttttttatccttttgttaaattaatttatctttttaatttcacccttaagataaaatttaatttatgtttcaattttattttatttttttaattgctatttttaaaaccattttctataattaaaattctttttggaattaaatttcatgGTTTTTCTAGATAGAGTGCTTCTAGTCTAATAACTCGAGCCAcatgtttgaaaagttaatgcgggttgatatttgttttttttttttaaacaggctttctaaattattatttttttcttattgggtTATCCCGAATCTCATAACCTAGACTGTAGGTTTGACAAGATAATATGGGTTGACTTGATCCGGATTGTCAGGGTTATAGATTTACCTTGCTAACTTAGGTTAACCCAGAttgattttcttaaatctttttttaatcaattttgtttttctgtatTAAATAAGTTAAGAATTAAGATGCATCGTTGGTCccttttgaaaaaaccaaattctCTAGGTTATCACAatcacttctttttttgtaatttggtccatatattattattatatattgttttattatttaaataaaataaaaccaacttatttTACCCAATTAGATTTATAACTTGAATaacaaatttttcttcttctttgacaCTTGTTTGTAACACcctagcattattttttttatgaaaagagtCAGGCCCCCGGCAAATGTGCTTCTTCCTTGTCACACTAATgaagcttaaaaaatatatacatttttttttatttttttctctcttgtgtttctatttttgatttttttttataaaataaatataactagTTAGTCACCcagcataataataataataaaaaattattctcacGCTTGTATGTGTTTTAATTAAAGTTTCCTTTTATCACGTAAAATCTATTTAAGTATGCTTAATAAATAAAGTGcgaattaaattttgattgagAGCACCATTAACATTTTGCATGTTAACTAGGTTTATAGTCCTGTGAACCGCTGCAGGGTCGCCCAtggatttaaaagaaataaaaaataaaatgactcgGGACATATATAGTCCTGACcagattaaataattttattttcttttaagaaaatagtaaaaaaatcagtaacactggtaaacaaataatttttttaaatgaccagataacaaaaaaaaaaccctttagaAGTATGTAATTAGATGAAAAAGATACAAATAACCCGACTCGAGTAAACCCGAGATTGGTTGATAAACATGTAAATTAGGTAATAAAAGATGAGTCATAGTAGGTTAACATGCAAAACTTGTGATCCAGGTAATAAAATCAGATAACCCGAGATATCACTATTTTAAAACCCACCATGACCCAACAGTTTGACCTATGACTCGGGTGATTCGGGGCTTGGGTTGTGCCaagtttcaacaaaaataaagagagaattgACCCGGtatgattcaataaaaaaaactatgttgaCCCGCAACCCAATTAGTTCTAGGAAAACCCAATAAAAACTCAttgacctttttcttttttaattttttttcacaataatgtcctttttacattttcataaaataaaaaaatcaggttGACTCGTGACTTTGG
It encodes the following:
- the LOC118063436 gene encoding probable alkaline/neutral invertase F, whose protein sequence is MSTTLRDLLVAERENEASQPPFPGPSTRYSVSGDISDEEDSTNTSPLFSSDEEQSPENLKKVTAPAASLLDLKLNENLDKEELKKSSEFITLEPAAATIVDKSFQESEPSYSSVKEVLITAEKSSFSSDLKCKQLSEVSSDLEIEPVTLTDLTKEPSASLEKVIAKSVEKCEEKGEETVSEESTVITSREVVRGRIPEKDEATVTVQSNVCVSDNAKSMALKQCPSVGVKLDVLDLNISQRLNGGGLLMSPESFTMVDEAWERLNKSYVYFKGQPVGTLAAMDTSADALNYNQVFVRDFVPTGLACLMKEPPEPEIVRNFLLKTLHLQGLEKRVDNFTLGEGVLPASFKVLYDSDQEKETLLVDFGASAIGRVAPVDSGFWWIILLRSYIKRTRDYALLDRPEVQNGMKLILKLCLSDGFDTFPTLLCADGCSMIDRRMGIYGYPIEIQALFYFALRCAKQMLKPELDGKEFIERIEKRITALSYHIQTYYWLDFTQLNNIYRYKTEEYSHTAVNKFNVIPESIPDWVFDFMPLRGGYLIGNVSPARMDFRWFLVGNCVAILSSLVTPAQATAIMDLVEERWEDLIGEMPLKITYPALEGHEWRLVTGFDPKNTRWSYHNGGSWPMLLWLLSAACIKVGRPQIAKRAIEQAEQRLSKDGWPEYYDGKTGRYVGKQARKYQTWSIAGYLVAKMMVENPSNLLMISLEEDKKIAKSRLTRSHSTSF